A stretch of the Candidatus Omnitrophota bacterium genome encodes the following:
- a CDS encoding RNB domain-containing ribonuclease, which produces VAHYVKAGSALDKEALARSCSVYFPGRVLPMLPEKISNELCSLRPQEEHPTMTVQLDFDRLGRVKREEFYESVICSRARLTYTGVQAVMDGKDGGPANAHKPMLLHMQKLMEKLKRQRRQRGGIDFDLPEPEVVLDSTTREPDAILRAERTEAHCMIEEFMIAANEAVARFLIEHRRPGIYRVHPGPDPEDLHDLLLFVRHFGVELKHAPKTSKDICKLIEDVQGNAGELAVKRMLLRSMGRATYAASPALHFGLGTRTYLHFTSPIRRYPDLVVHRSVKELLHDSKAAGSDKQLSAVCETSNRGEYRAVRAEWDVMDMLRARFMQDKMGQTFSGCVTGSGKKGVYVELDEYFVEGLVPDSSSRHYRIPGKKDQGLEGPLALGTKVKVRIESVNVPEGEILFALAR; this is translated from the coding sequence ATGTGGCCCACTATGTTAAAGCGGGTTCGGCCCTGGACAAGGAGGCCCTGGCCCGGAGCTGCAGTGTGTACTTTCCCGGACGTGTTTTGCCGATGCTTCCCGAAAAGATTTCCAACGAGCTCTGCAGTCTGCGTCCACAGGAAGAACATCCCACAATGACGGTGCAGCTGGACTTTGACCGCTTAGGCCGGGTCAAGCGCGAAGAGTTTTATGAAAGCGTGATCTGTTCGCGGGCGCGGCTGACCTACACCGGGGTTCAGGCGGTCATGGACGGCAAGGACGGCGGCCCTGCCAACGCGCACAAGCCCATGCTCCTGCATATGCAGAAGCTCATGGAAAAACTCAAACGCCAACGCAGGCAAAGGGGAGGGATAGATTTTGATCTGCCTGAACCGGAGGTTGTGCTGGACAGCACGACGCGGGAACCGGATGCCATTCTGCGTGCCGAGCGCACGGAGGCCCACTGTATGATCGAGGAATTCATGATTGCGGCCAACGAAGCAGTGGCGCGTTTTCTCATAGAACACCGCCGTCCGGGAATCTACCGCGTGCATCCGGGGCCCGACCCCGAAGACCTGCATGATCTGCTCCTTTTTGTGCGGCACTTCGGAGTCGAACTGAAGCATGCGCCCAAAACATCCAAAGATATTTGCAAACTCATCGAAGACGTGCAGGGCAATGCCGGAGAGCTTGCGGTCAAACGCATGCTCTTGCGCTCCATGGGACGCGCAACCTACGCGGCCAGCCCGGCACTGCATTTCGGTTTGGGCACCCGCACTTACCTGCACTTTACCTCGCCCATCCGGCGTTATCCGGATCTGGTGGTTCACCGGTCCGTCAAAGAACTGCTTCATGATTCCAAAGCCGCCGGCTCGGATAAACAGTTGAGCGCTGTCTGTGAGACCTCAAACCGGGGGGAATACCGGGCTGTGCGCGCGGAATGGGATGTGATGGACATGCTGCGGGCCCGGTTTATGCAGGACAAAATGGGCCAGACCTTTAGCGGCTGTGTGACCGGTTCGGGCAAGAAGGGCGTGTATGTGGAGCTGGACGAGTATTTTGTGGAAGGCCTGGTGCCGGACTCCTCAAGCCGGCATTACCGCATCCCGGGCAAGAAGGACCAGGGTTTGGAAGGCCCCTTGGCCCTGGGCACCAAAGTCAAAGTGCGCATTGAATCGGTGAATGTGCCGGAAGGTGAAATTCTGTTTGCCCTGGCCCGTTAA
- a CDS encoding AEC family transporter, with protein MTTIAVTLKALLGLFLLCLLGYLGRRREIIGKEGVSVLTKLVIGLTLPAMIFHGFGLHFSGEMMRGWWLLPLVGAAIFAFNALFGWLILLTDRSMAPWQRRQFMAMSIFHNAGYMPIPIVAAVLPAGQREEIFLFIFLVMLAFGPLIWTLGVWLMKGPGPVAGDRASGQGTPHHRTLSMILNPPFVTTVAALALALLGWIRWVPAFVWEPLRWLGDCTIPLVLLTLGAMLADLRGSWTLSPGSLLRLVAARLILPGAVMALALPWVPLAPAIKFLLLIQVCMPSAMTLAIIAREYSESYDYVAQSLMASYLIALATLPVFLTLAQNMLTFTRS; from the coding sequence ATGACCACAATCGCCGTGACCCTGAAGGCCCTTTTGGGCCTGTTTCTTTTGTGCCTCCTGGGCTATCTGGGCCGCCGCCGCGAAATCATCGGCAAAGAAGGCGTTTCTGTCCTGACCAAGCTCGTGATCGGCCTGACGCTCCCGGCCATGATCTTTCACGGCTTTGGGCTGCACTTCAGCGGCGAGATGATGCGCGGCTGGTGGCTGCTGCCTCTGGTGGGCGCGGCCATCTTTGCGTTCAACGCGCTCTTTGGCTGGCTCATTCTGCTGACCGACCGCTCCATGGCGCCCTGGCAGCGCAGGCAATTCATGGCCATGAGCATCTTCCACAACGCCGGGTACATGCCCATTCCCATTGTGGCGGCCGTGCTGCCCGCCGGACAACGCGAGGAGATCTTCCTCTTTATATTCCTGGTCATGCTTGCGTTCGGTCCGCTCATCTGGACCCTGGGTGTGTGGCTCATGAAAGGTCCGGGCCCGGTGGCAGGGGATCGCGCGTCCGGTCAGGGGACCCCGCACCACAGGACCCTGAGCATGATCCTCAACCCGCCCTTTGTCACCACGGTGGCGGCCTTGGCCCTGGCCCTTTTGGGGTGGATCCGCTGGGTGCCTGCCTTTGTGTGGGAGCCGCTCCGGTGGCTGGGGGATTGCACCATCCCGCTGGTGCTGCTGACCCTGGGCGCCATGCTGGCGGACCTGCGCGGCTCCTGGACCCTGAGCCCGGGCAGCCTGCTGCGCCTGGTGGCCGCGCGCCTGATCCTGCCCGGCGCGGTCATGGCGCTGGCGCTGCCCTGGGTGCCGCTGGCCCCGGCAATCAAGTTTCTGCTCCTGATCCAGGTCTGCATGCCCTCGGCCATGACCCTGGCCATCATTGCCCGGGAGTACAGCGAGTCGTATGATTATGTGGCGCAGTCGCTCATGGCCAGCTACCTGATTGCCCTGGCCACGCTGCCCGTGTTCTTGACACTGGCACAGAACATGCTAACCTTTACCAGGAGTTAG
- the smpB gene encoding SsrA-binding protein SmpB — MGVKTVATNRKAFRDYQILETVEAGIMLTGPEVKSLRAGRSSLKEAFARIIQGEVILFNYHISPYVFARNQLQEPTRERKLLLHRKQIEKLRLATQAKGRALVPLKVYFTRGIAKVELGLGQGKLMHDKRQDIKKRESDRDIDRALKR, encoded by the coding sequence TTGGGCGTTAAGACCGTCGCCACAAACAGGAAGGCCTTCCGGGACTACCAGATCCTTGAGACCGTGGAGGCCGGCATTATGCTGACCGGCCCGGAGGTCAAAAGCCTGCGCGCCGGGCGTTCGAGTTTGAAGGAGGCCTTTGCCAGGATCATCCAAGGCGAGGTTATTCTCTTCAACTACCACATCAGTCCGTATGTGTTTGCCCGGAACCAGTTGCAGGAGCCCACGCGCGAGCGCAAGCTCCTGCTGCACAGGAAGCAAATTGAAAAGCTGCGCCTGGCCACGCAGGCCAAAGGCCGGGCACTGGTGCCCTTGAAGGTGTATTTCACGCGCGGCATCGCCAAAGTCGAGCTTGGTTTGGGCCAAGGCAAACTCATGCACGACAAGCGCCAGGATATCAAGAAACGCGAAAGCGACCGCGATATCGACAGGGCGCTGAAGCGCTAG
- a CDS encoding tyrosine-type recombinase/integrase: protein MKLTDTTLRNVKPNGKRLKLSDGGGLYLLVKPNGSKLWRLKYRFGGKETSISLGSYSEVSLREARERREEAKRMLAQGLNPSQERRVSKEAALERAENNFESVASEWYSKKAPGWTESHGKRVFKSLQNDVFPWLGARPIAEITAPELLTVLRRIEQRQAIETAHRVLQRCGQVFRYAVVTGRIASDPTRDLKGALPPSKEKHHPTILDPEGIGGLLRAMDTYKGSPVTRAALNLAPLVFVRPGELRKAEWSEIDLERAEWRIPAQKMKMRELHIVPLSRQAVAILRDLKPLTGGGRYLFPGARSNGRPMSENTVNGALRRLGYDSKEMTGHGFRSMACSLLNEQGWPADAIERQLAHSERDTVRAAYNRGQYLEERRRMMQAWADYLDGLKDEK, encoded by the coding sequence ATGAAACTTACCGATACCACCCTTCGCAATGTCAAACCAAACGGGAAGCGATTGAAGCTTAGTGACGGAGGGGGGCTCTATCTTCTTGTGAAGCCGAATGGAAGCAAGCTTTGGCGCTTAAAGTATAGGTTTGGGGGAAAGGAAACCTCAATATCGCTGGGAAGCTACTCTGAAGTTTCGTTGCGAGAGGCCAGAGAGCGGAGAGAGGAAGCCAAGCGGATGCTAGCTCAAGGGCTGAATCCCAGCCAGGAAAGAAGAGTGTCAAAGGAAGCCGCGTTGGAGAGGGCCGAAAATAATTTTGAGTCTGTGGCATCGGAGTGGTATTCAAAAAAGGCTCCCGGATGGACTGAAAGTCACGGCAAGCGGGTCTTTAAAAGCCTGCAGAACGATGTTTTTCCTTGGCTTGGAGCCCGTCCAATTGCAGAGATAACGGCACCCGAGTTGCTGACCGTATTACGACGGATTGAGCAAAGGCAGGCCATTGAAACAGCCCACCGAGTGCTCCAGCGATGCGGTCAAGTGTTTCGGTATGCAGTGGTAACCGGCCGCATTGCAAGTGATCCCACAAGAGACCTGAAGGGAGCGCTCCCACCCTCGAAGGAAAAACACCACCCGACCATCCTAGACCCTGAGGGCATTGGGGGCCTTCTGCGGGCGATGGATACTTACAAGGGTTCCCCGGTTACTCGTGCTGCCCTGAACCTTGCCCCGTTGGTTTTTGTTCGCCCCGGCGAGCTTCGCAAAGCTGAATGGTCAGAGATAGATTTGGAACGGGCCGAATGGCGAATCCCGGCTCAAAAGATGAAGATGAGAGAATTGCACATCGTCCCACTTTCTAGGCAGGCCGTGGCGATCTTACGTGATTTAAAACCATTGACTGGAGGAGGGCGTTACCTTTTTCCAGGAGCCAGGTCTAATGGCCGCCCCATGTCTGAGAATACGGTAAATGGTGCACTGAGGCGTTTGGGATATGACTCAAAGGAAATGACCGGACATGGGTTTCGTTCCATGGCATGTAGTCTTCTGAACGAGCAAGGTTGGCCCGCCGATGCGATCGAGCGACAGCTTGCCCATTCTGAACGGGATACTGTGAGGGCCGCTTATAATCGAGGGCAGTATCTGGAGGAACGTAGAAGGATGATGCAAGCCTGGGCGGATTATCTGGATGGGCTCAAGGACGAAAAATAG
- a CDS encoding type II toxin-antitoxin system RelE/ParE family toxin has product MNDSHALKPLDFVGSSLKDLRAFPEEVKQDVGYALFLAQKGERAQTVKPLKGFGGAGVLEIIERHDGDTYRAVYTVKFREVVYVLHCFQKKSKSGIKTPQQDIDLIRQRLRVAEEDYRATYK; this is encoded by the coding sequence ATGAATGACTCACACGCTTTGAAACCATTGGATTTTGTTGGATCCTCCTTAAAGGACCTAAGAGCGTTTCCTGAAGAAGTGAAGCAAGACGTAGGTTATGCGCTCTTTTTGGCCCAAAAAGGGGAAAGGGCACAGACGGTTAAGCCGTTAAAGGGTTTCGGCGGTGCGGGTGTTTTGGAGATTATTGAACGCCATGACGGAGACACTTACCGGGCGGTTTACACCGTGAAATTTCGGGAAGTTGTGTATGTGTTGCATTGCTTCCAGAAGAAATCTAAAAGCGGTATCAAAACGCCACAACAGGATATTGATTTGATTAGGCAACGACTCCGTGTGGCGGAAGAAGATTATCGGGCGACATACAAGTAA
- a CDS encoding XRE family transcriptional regulator, giving the protein MSTKQKIHRGSGNVFEDLKVSHPERVQTRAQVMARIADIIKKRGLTQLQAAEILGIPQSKVSCLMNGKLSMFSLEHLFELLNALDRDVEIVIKPKPRRAKSAKTQVLASH; this is encoded by the coding sequence ATGAGTACAAAGCAAAAAATCCACAGAGGAAGTGGCAATGTTTTTGAAGACCTTAAGGTCTCTCACCCCGAACGCGTTCAGACGCGCGCGCAAGTCATGGCTCGGATCGCGGACATTATCAAAAAGCGGGGTTTGACCCAACTGCAAGCCGCTGAAATACTCGGGATTCCCCAATCCAAGGTGTCTTGCCTGATGAACGGCAAGCTGAGCATGTTTTCTCTAGAACACCTCTTTGAGCTTCTGAACGCCTTGGATAGGGACGTGGAAATCGTCATTAAACCCAAACCCAGAAGAGCCAAGAGCGCCAAAACTCAGGTGTTGGCTTCTCATTAA